One stretch of Mycolicibacterium fallax DNA includes these proteins:
- a CDS encoding tyrosine-type recombinase/integrase, whose product MATVTAIGARRGAGAPTVAQSVDRFLASPTVTGSANTRRAYTSTLEKVAAAVGGDRALAEVTGQQLADALTDLWGGAAESTWNRNRAVVTSWLTWCADSGWACPELPRTVKRRREKRAETRAVDWHTIDRLCSRRDVPLRDKCLFRMLYETSSRASAVLQLNVEDLDLRNRSATIRQKGGHQIQVAWGDGTAAILGRLVAGRTSGPVFLTDLPAGPQRAAAAKSRDIDETGRTRLSYGRARALIERYTGGEITLHQLRHSSLTHLAEAGVGTTTLMAKSGHANLRSLQRYARPSFAAVQAATELLADPPTRKRRT is encoded by the coding sequence ATGGCCACCGTCACCGCGATCGGCGCCCGCCGCGGCGCCGGTGCCCCGACCGTCGCGCAGAGCGTCGACCGGTTCCTCGCATCGCCCACCGTGACCGGCAGCGCGAACACCCGCCGCGCCTACACGTCGACGTTGGAGAAGGTCGCCGCGGCCGTCGGTGGTGACCGGGCCCTGGCCGAAGTAACCGGGCAGCAGCTCGCCGATGCGCTCACGGATCTGTGGGGCGGCGCCGCGGAGTCCACCTGGAACCGCAACCGCGCGGTGGTCACCAGCTGGCTCACCTGGTGCGCCGACAGCGGCTGGGCCTGCCCGGAGCTGCCGCGGACGGTGAAGCGCCGCCGAGAGAAGCGAGCCGAGACGCGGGCCGTCGACTGGCACACCATCGACCGGCTCTGCAGCCGGCGCGATGTTCCGCTGCGGGACAAGTGCCTGTTCCGGATGCTGTACGAGACGTCATCGCGGGCGAGCGCTGTGCTGCAGCTCAACGTCGAGGATCTCGACCTGCGCAACCGATCGGCCACGATTCGGCAGAAGGGCGGCCATCAGATTCAGGTGGCGTGGGGTGACGGGACCGCCGCGATCCTCGGCCGGCTCGTCGCCGGCCGCACCTCCGGCCCGGTGTTCCTCACAGATCTGCCGGCGGGGCCGCAGCGGGCGGCGGCGGCGAAGTCCCGCGACATCGATGAGACGGGGCGCACCCGGCTGAGCTATGGGCGGGCGAGGGCGCTGATCGAGCGGTACACCGGCGGGGAGATCACCCTGCACCAGCTGCGGCACAGCAGCCTCACGCATCTGGCCGAAGCCGGGGTCGGAACTACCACGCTCATGGCGAAAAGCGGGCACGCCAACTTGCGCAGCCTGCAGCGGTACGCGCGGCCGAGCTTCGCGGCGGTCCAAGCGGCCACCGAGCTACTGGCCGACCCACCGACGAGAAAGAGACGAACATGA
- a CDS encoding AAA family ATPase gives MPDTLNGTAPALAADAKINASLADWLDRQPITVRETLAALGQLLSGGAVVPDPDVPEPGTRDAWIAAQLGGVDLARVCRMKRGLGPVDGVRAGLALGELVHAAQPAQIGPRRYGRRRYAELNDALTWLRIEGPNRRVYTYPHEVALATDALAEGAVVVAWEAGDRSIHVEVIACDEGTAAGALDELIRRGREGHDPYRGGVWRADGGGSYATLEARPAPALTRADVAVDPAVWAELDLAAASITTEAVRMRELALGGRRGVLLTGPPGTGKSAAVEVIAGELAGTATVVYLDGRSAAYNLQSVTAELVQIGGPILLIIEDIDLAVGGSRGGSIDAALGQFLAAMDEHRDEPILLLATANTTKTLDPAAVRAARFDATVEVGYPDLAARAAILDALCARISGDVDTAAVAEAAPPETTGADLREAVRRCVLVDGSVNTAGLRAALTGRQAEATGVGVYL, from the coding sequence ATGCCTGACACTCTGAACGGCACCGCGCCTGCGTTGGCCGCGGACGCGAAAATCAATGCATCACTTGCTGATTGGCTGGATCGCCAGCCGATCACGGTCCGCGAGACCTTGGCCGCGCTGGGGCAGCTGCTCTCCGGCGGCGCGGTGGTGCCCGACCCCGACGTGCCCGAGCCCGGTACCCGCGACGCATGGATCGCCGCGCAGCTCGGCGGCGTGGACCTGGCGCGTGTGTGCCGGATGAAGCGCGGTCTCGGGCCCGTCGACGGTGTCCGTGCGGGCCTGGCCCTCGGTGAGCTGGTGCATGCGGCGCAGCCCGCGCAGATCGGTCCGCGCCGCTACGGCCGGCGGAGGTATGCCGAGCTGAATGACGCGCTGACCTGGCTGCGAATCGAGGGGCCGAACAGGCGGGTGTACACGTACCCCCACGAGGTCGCCTTGGCGACCGACGCCCTGGCCGAGGGCGCCGTGGTGGTGGCGTGGGAGGCGGGCGACCGCAGCATCCACGTGGAGGTGATCGCCTGCGACGAGGGCACCGCGGCTGGGGCGCTCGACGAATTGATCCGCCGCGGCCGAGAGGGGCATGATCCGTACCGCGGCGGGGTCTGGCGCGCGGACGGCGGCGGCAGTTACGCGACGCTGGAGGCCCGCCCCGCGCCGGCGCTGACCCGCGCCGATGTCGCGGTCGACCCGGCAGTGTGGGCCGAGCTGGACCTGGCCGCCGCGTCGATCACGACCGAGGCCGTCCGGATGCGGGAACTCGCGCTGGGCGGCCGCCGAGGTGTCCTGCTGACCGGGCCGCCCGGGACCGGCAAGTCCGCCGCCGTGGAGGTGATCGCGGGCGAGCTCGCGGGCACGGCCACCGTCGTCTACCTCGACGGGCGCTCAGCCGCGTACAACCTGCAGAGTGTGACCGCGGAACTCGTGCAGATCGGCGGGCCGATCCTGCTGATCATCGAAGACATCGACCTCGCGGTCGGGGGTTCGCGCGGCGGCAGCATCGATGCCGCTCTCGGGCAGTTCCTCGCCGCTATGGACGAGCACCGCGACGAGCCGATCCTGCTGCTGGCCACCGCCAACACGACGAAGACCTTGGATCCTGCGGCGGTGCGCGCCGCCAGGTTCGACGCCACGGTCGAGGTGGGTTACCCGGACCTCGCCGCGCGGGCGGCGATTCTGGACGCGCTGTGCGCCCGGATCTCCGGCGACGTCGACACTGCCGCCGTGGCGGAGGCGGCGCCGCCGGAGACGACGGGTGCCGATCTGCGGGAAGCCGTTCGCCGGTGCGTGCTGGTCGACGGGTCGGTGAATACGGCTGGGCTGCGCGCGGCGTTGACCGGGCGGCAGGCAGAGGCGACTGGGGTGGGCGTCTACCTGTAG
- a CDS encoding chymotrypsin family serine protease, with amino-acid sequence MESVYVSIPYQPPVKHGAVPGAKIHVTQADGSGGNCTLGPAVRQPSTGRTGFLTAGHCAGTVTVDGEYLGEVEEIRVTRDEDADAPVGERPPAEDSGIIWTPRAGEKAAAYVAGRPVIGALSETELHALPRSTMDNDAAGVPVCNFGATTGSWCSSFWGAGGYIGSGGGIDGDSGSPMFLVDGDGNAILIGVVDDPAGASILARTLRRLKIQPITAF; translated from the coding sequence GTGGAGTCGGTGTACGTGTCGATCCCGTATCAGCCGCCGGTGAAGCACGGCGCTGTGCCGGGCGCGAAGATTCACGTCACGCAGGCGGACGGCAGCGGCGGCAACTGCACGCTGGGCCCGGCGGTGCGCCAGCCGTCGACAGGGCGCACGGGCTTCCTCACCGCGGGGCACTGCGCGGGGACGGTGACGGTCGACGGCGAGTATCTGGGCGAGGTGGAAGAGATCCGCGTCACGCGTGATGAAGACGCCGACGCACCCGTCGGGGAAAGGCCCCCCGCAGAGGACTCCGGCATCATCTGGACCCCGCGCGCCGGGGAGAAGGCCGCAGCCTACGTCGCCGGCCGCCCTGTGATCGGCGCGCTGAGCGAGACAGAACTACATGCACTGCCCCGATCGACCATGGACAACGACGCCGCGGGGGTGCCGGTGTGCAACTTTGGCGCAACGACCGGCAGCTGGTGCTCCAGCTTCTGGGGTGCGGGGGGTTATATCGGATCGGGCGGCGGCATCGACGGCGACTCCGGTTCCCCGATGTTCCTTGTCGATGGAGACGGCAACGCGATCCTCATTGGTGTCGTCGACGACCCCGCTGGCGCGTCTATCCTCGCCCGCACCCTGCGGCGGCTGAAAATCCAGCCGATCACCGCGTTCTGA
- a CDS encoding helix-turn-helix domain-containing protein: protein MNANMQLSRGVPGRSFEHRISNPAVRAQIGRRALEGERVEALAAEFQVSASTVRRYRDAAAGEVR from the coding sequence ATGAACGCAAACATGCAGCTCAGCCGGGGTGTTCCCGGCCGCAGCTTTGAGCACAGGATCAGCAACCCCGCGGTCCGCGCGCAGATCGGCCGCCGGGCCCTGGAAGGCGAGCGCGTCGAGGCCTTGGCCGCCGAATTTCAAGTGAGCGCCAGCACGGTGCGGCGCTACCGCGACGCCGCCGCCGGGGAGGTGCGCTGA
- a CDS encoding DUF2442 domain-containing protein, which yields MSKPYDEAQNAAMWAQLPPWPAWKVVAVEVVGEFRVRVTHEDGTVGEHTFAPEDFRGDFASIADPEVFATATIVDGDTLGWVLPGGVIYDVAPDALWLHAHGHCDHSCGHPPR from the coding sequence ATGAGCAAGCCGTACGACGAGGCCCAGAACGCGGCGATGTGGGCCCAGCTGCCGCCGTGGCCGGCCTGGAAAGTCGTCGCCGTCGAGGTGGTCGGCGAGTTTCGGGTCCGCGTCACTCACGAGGACGGGACGGTCGGAGAGCACACGTTCGCGCCGGAGGACTTCCGCGGGGATTTCGCCTCGATTGCCGACCCCGAGGTGTTTGCGACGGCAACGATCGTCGATGGTGACACTTTGGGGTGGGTTCTGCCCGGCGGTGTGATCTACGACGTCGCTCCCGATGCCTTGTGGTTGCATGCGCACGGGCATTGCGATCACAGCTGCGGCCACCCGCCGCGATGA
- a CDS encoding UDP-N-acetylmuramate dehydrogenase has protein sequence MSPANFAALTTLRVGGPVARLMTATTAEELVTAAADPDALLVGGGSNLLVGDDGFPGTVVLVRTTGVEVDGDLVTVAAGENWDGFVAEMLAAGRGQLSALSGIPGTVGATPIQNVGAYGADVSQFLTGVTVYDRELQKVRDMSAEDCGFGYRTSIFKRNSRRVVLSVTFRLPVCETASVTYPQLAGRLGVRVGDDAPAGAVRDAVLALRRSKGMVLDAEDRDTWSVGSFFINPVVAEVPAAADGGPAHPAPAGVKLSAAWLIENAGFGPGFTVPGSGGRAALSTKHTLAITNRGGATAADVLELAGHIRDGVWERFGVQLAPEATLVGCELR, from the coding sequence ATGAGCCCCGCCAACTTCGCCGCCCTGACCACCCTCCGCGTCGGCGGCCCCGTTGCCCGGCTGATGACGGCGACCACCGCCGAGGAACTGGTCACCGCCGCGGCCGATCCTGATGCGCTGCTCGTCGGCGGCGGCTCCAACCTGCTGGTTGGCGATGACGGCTTCCCCGGCACAGTGGTCTTGGTGCGCACCACCGGCGTCGAGGTCGACGGCGACTTGGTCACCGTCGCGGCCGGCGAGAACTGGGACGGCTTCGTCGCCGAGATGCTCGCTGCCGGGCGCGGTCAGTTGTCCGCCCTGTCCGGCATCCCCGGGACGGTGGGGGCGACGCCGATTCAGAATGTCGGCGCGTACGGTGCGGACGTGTCGCAGTTTCTGACGGGCGTCACGGTCTACGACCGGGAGCTGCAGAAGGTCCGCGACATGTCCGCTGAGGATTGCGGTTTCGGATACCGGACCTCGATCTTCAAACGCAACTCGCGCCGGGTCGTGCTGTCCGTGACGTTCCGGCTGCCGGTGTGCGAAACCGCCAGCGTGACCTATCCGCAACTAGCCGGCCGGCTCGGCGTTCGGGTCGGGGACGACGCTCCGGCGGGTGCGGTGCGGGACGCGGTGCTGGCGCTGCGCCGCAGCAAGGGCATGGTCCTCGACGCCGAGGATCGCGACACGTGGAGCGTCGGCTCATTCTTCATCAACCCCGTCGTCGCCGAGGTCCCGGCCGCGGCGGATGGTGGGCCGGCACACCCGGCCCCCGCGGGGGTGAAGCTGTCTGCGGCATGGCTGATCGAGAACGCGGGATTCGGTCCGGGATTCACCGTGCCGGGAAGCGGGGGCCGGGCGGCGCTGTCGACGAAGCACACCCTGGCGATCACTAACCGCGGCGGCGCCACCGCCGCCGATGTCCTGGAGCTGGCTGGGCACATCCGCGACGGGGTGTGGGAGCGGTTCGGGGTGCAGCTGGCGCCGGAGGCGACGCTGGTGGGCTGCGAGCTGCGCTGA
- a CDS encoding site-specific integrase, whose product MARRPDWVKPVETSAGRRYEVRVHAERADGTRFQHKKRFRTVEEAVKWRSTVVSEVAHGTHIAPSDLTVRQAADAWLAGQRIRTSTREGYVANLRPLVDMLGDRAAQSITKADIELLVQKLRRGGLPFGDWHAPEKLLKATRKKRDPLAPRTINACLIRVRAVFDDLMQQGALIRNPAAHVKSLPVTRPALSTLDADQAATLLEWTAAERFHIAWRLALSGLRRGEVLALRWDGVDFDANTVAIDAARVAVSGGSETGATKTKSSERTLPLPPDLAAALKREKQRQRELKLQLGSKWPNSGLVVVDEFGNPPHPDTLSKAWREALEAAGLPHVRLHDARHSCATLMHLDGVPAAVIAAWLGHTDARFTLSVYAHATNDALADAAASLSRVTGKRKAD is encoded by the coding sequence ATGGCACGGCGACCGGACTGGGTGAAGCCTGTCGAAACGTCAGCGGGGCGCCGGTACGAGGTGCGGGTACATGCCGAGCGGGCGGACGGCACACGGTTCCAGCACAAGAAGCGGTTCCGCACGGTCGAGGAGGCCGTGAAGTGGCGCAGCACGGTGGTCTCCGAGGTCGCTCACGGCACCCACATCGCGCCCTCCGATCTGACCGTGCGGCAGGCCGCCGACGCGTGGCTCGCGGGCCAGCGCATCCGGACCAGCACCCGTGAGGGCTATGTCGCAAATCTGCGCCCCCTGGTCGACATGCTGGGTGACCGCGCAGCGCAGAGCATCACCAAGGCCGACATCGAATTGCTGGTGCAGAAACTGCGGCGGGGAGGGCTGCCATTCGGCGACTGGCACGCACCGGAGAAGCTGCTGAAAGCGACCCGGAAGAAGCGAGATCCGCTGGCGCCGCGCACGATCAACGCCTGCCTGATCCGGGTGCGCGCGGTGTTCGACGACCTGATGCAGCAGGGCGCTCTGATCCGAAACCCCGCAGCGCACGTGAAGTCGCTTCCCGTGACTCGCCCGGCACTGTCCACGCTCGACGCAGACCAGGCCGCGACGCTGCTCGAATGGACGGCCGCCGAACGCTTCCACATCGCGTGGCGATTGGCGCTGTCAGGGTTGCGCCGCGGTGAGGTCCTCGCACTGCGGTGGGACGGCGTCGACTTCGACGCGAACACCGTCGCGATCGACGCGGCTCGCGTCGCGGTTTCGGGTGGCAGTGAGACCGGCGCGACGAAGACGAAATCCAGTGAGCGAACTCTGCCACTGCCGCCCGATCTCGCCGCGGCGCTCAAGCGGGAGAAGCAGCGTCAGCGGGAGCTGAAACTGCAGCTCGGATCGAAGTGGCCGAACAGTGGGCTGGTCGTTGTCGACGAGTTCGGGAACCCCCCGCATCCGGACACCCTCAGTAAGGCGTGGCGCGAGGCCCTGGAGGCCGCGGGGCTCCCGCACGTTCGGCTGCACGATGCGCGGCACAGCTGCGCCACTCTCATGCACCTCGACGGGGTGCCGGCCGCGGTGATCGCGGCGTGGCTGGGGCACACCGACGCGCGGTTCACGCTGAGTGTCTACGCGCACGCGACGAACGACGCCCTCGCCGACGCCGCAGCGTCGCTGTCCAGGGTGACCGGAAAGCGGAAAGCTGACTGA
- a CDS encoding peroxiredoxin: MASVGSAAPDFALKDQNNQVVRLSDFRGKRNVLLVFYPLAFTGICQGELDEIRDNLAVYENEDTATLAISVGSSATHKVWSLHNGFTFPLLSDFWPHGAVAQAYGVFNDVSGVANRGTFVVDKAGIIRFAECKQPGEVRDQHVWAAALAALDEG, translated from the coding sequence ATGGCGAGCGTGGGGAGTGCGGCTCCCGACTTCGCCCTGAAGGACCAGAACAACCAGGTTGTTCGGCTCTCGGACTTCCGCGGCAAGCGCAACGTGCTGCTGGTGTTCTACCCGCTGGCGTTCACCGGCATCTGCCAGGGCGAACTCGACGAGATCCGGGACAACCTGGCCGTCTACGAGAACGAGGACACCGCGACGCTGGCCATCTCGGTCGGGTCGTCGGCCACCCACAAGGTGTGGTCGCTGCACAACGGGTTCACCTTCCCGCTGCTGTCGGACTTCTGGCCGCACGGCGCGGTCGCGCAGGCCTACGGGGTGTTCAACGACGTCTCCGGGGTCGCCAACCGCGGCACCTTCGTGGTGGACAAGGCCGGCATCATCCGGTTCGCCGAATGCAAGCAGCCCGGTGAGGTGCGCGATCAGCACGTGTGGGCTGCGGCGCTGGCCGCCCTCGACGAGGGCTGA
- a CDS encoding DUF3052 domain-containing protein, which produces MEAADGAPDYAQRLGIRKDQVVQELGWDTDTDDDIRFAIEDACGSELLDEDADEVVDVVLLWWRDVDGDLVDALMDAIGPLADDGEIWVLTPKTGQPGHVRPADIAESAPTAGLMQTSSANLSGWIGSRLVQRKSKAAGRHS; this is translated from the coding sequence GTGGAGGCGGCCGACGGCGCCCCGGACTACGCCCAGCGACTGGGCATTCGCAAGGATCAGGTGGTCCAGGAGCTGGGCTGGGACACCGACACCGATGACGACATTCGCTTCGCCATCGAAGACGCCTGCGGATCCGAACTACTCGACGAGGACGCCGACGAGGTCGTCGACGTTGTGCTGCTGTGGTGGCGCGACGTCGACGGTGACCTGGTCGACGCCCTGATGGACGCGATCGGCCCGCTCGCCGACGACGGCGAGATCTGGGTGCTCACCCCCAAGACCGGGCAGCCCGGGCATGTGCGACCCGCCGACATCGCCGAGTCCGCGCCCACTGCGGGCCTGATGCAGACCTCGTCGGCCAACCTGAGCGGCTGGATCGGCAGCCGGTTGGTGCAGCGCAAGTCCAAGGCAGCCGGAAGACACAGCTGA
- the aceE gene encoding pyruvate dehydrogenase (acetyl-transferring), homodimeric type, protein MTTEFDRQDLAHNSGTAAEHDRVRVIREGVASYLPDIDPDETGEWLESFDAMLARSGPARARYLMLRLLERAGDQRVSIPALTSTDYVNTIPTELEPWFPGDEDVERRYRQWIRWNAAIMVHRAQRPGVGVGGHISTYASSASLYEVGFNHFFRGKSHPGGGDQVFVQGHASPGIYARAFLEGRLTEDRLDGFRQEHSHPGGGLPSYPHPRLMQDFWEFPTVSMGLGPMNAIYQARFNHYLHDRGIKDTSDQHVWAFLGDGEMDEPESRGLLQVAANEALDNLTFVINCNLQRLDGPVRGNGKIIQELESFFRGAGWNVIKVVWGREWDMLLHADKDGALVNLMNNTLDGDYQTFRANDGGFIRENFFNRDPRTKELAKKLSDEDIWRLKRGGHDYRKIYAAYRAAMDHQGQPTVILAKTIKGYTLGKHFEGRNATHQMKKLMLDDLKAFRDTARVPISDAQLEADPYLPPYYHPGPDAPEIRYMLDRRSALGGFVPERRTKAKVLSLPGPDTYASLKQGSGNQEVATTMATVRTFKELLRDKNIGWRIVPIIPDEARTFGMDSWFPSLKIYNRNGQLYRSVDSELMLAYRESEVGHILHEGINEAGSSASFIAVGTSYATHNEPMIPIYIFYSMFGFQRTGDNFWAAADQMARGFVLGATAGRTTLTGEGLQHADGHSMLLAATNPAVVAYDPAFAYEVAHIIESGLQRMFGENPENIYFYMTIYNEPYQQPAEPEGLDLDGLLKGIYRYRAATARRGNTAQILASGVSMPEALRAADLLAEKWDVAADVWSVTSWGELNREGVEVERTLLRHPELRAKGDPPVPYITRALRNATGPVIAVSDWMRAVPEQIRAWVPGTYITLGTDGFGFSDTRPAARRYFNTDAESVVVAVLEGLARDGAVDPSVAVAAAREYRIDDVLAAAVSFRDTGSA, encoded by the coding sequence TTGACCACCGAGTTCGACCGCCAAGACCTGGCCCACAACTCGGGTACCGCTGCCGAACACGATCGCGTCCGGGTGATCCGTGAGGGCGTCGCGTCGTACCTTCCCGACATCGATCCCGACGAGACCGGGGAATGGCTGGAGTCATTCGATGCGATGCTGGCCCGTTCCGGCCCGGCGCGCGCCCGCTACCTGATGCTGCGGCTGCTCGAACGCGCCGGCGATCAGCGGGTCTCGATTCCCGCGCTGACCTCAACCGACTACGTCAACACCATCCCGACCGAGCTGGAGCCGTGGTTTCCCGGCGACGAGGACGTCGAGCGCCGCTACCGGCAGTGGATCCGGTGGAACGCCGCGATCATGGTGCACCGGGCGCAGCGGCCGGGCGTCGGCGTCGGCGGCCACATCTCCACCTATGCCTCCTCGGCGAGCCTCTACGAGGTCGGCTTCAACCACTTCTTCCGCGGCAAATCCCACCCCGGCGGCGGCGACCAGGTGTTCGTCCAGGGCCACGCCTCCCCCGGCATCTACGCCCGAGCCTTCCTGGAGGGCCGGCTGACCGAGGACCGGCTCGACGGTTTCCGCCAGGAGCACAGTCATCCCGGCGGCGGGCTGCCGTCGTATCCGCATCCCCGGCTGATGCAGGACTTCTGGGAGTTCCCGACGGTGTCCATGGGGCTGGGCCCGATGAACGCCATCTATCAGGCCCGGTTCAACCACTACCTGCACGACCGCGGCATCAAGGACACCTCCGACCAGCACGTCTGGGCGTTCCTCGGCGACGGCGAGATGGACGAACCGGAGAGCCGCGGCCTGCTGCAGGTGGCCGCGAACGAGGCCCTGGACAACCTGACCTTCGTGATCAACTGCAACCTGCAGCGGCTGGACGGCCCGGTGCGCGGCAACGGCAAGATCATCCAGGAGCTGGAGTCGTTCTTCCGGGGCGCGGGCTGGAACGTCATCAAGGTGGTGTGGGGCCGGGAATGGGACATGCTGCTGCACGCCGACAAGGACGGCGCGCTGGTCAACCTGATGAACAACACCCTCGACGGTGACTACCAGACCTTCCGCGCCAACGACGGCGGCTTCATCCGGGAGAACTTCTTCAACCGCGATCCGCGCACCAAGGAGCTGGCCAAGAAGCTCTCCGACGAGGACATCTGGCGACTCAAGCGCGGCGGCCACGACTACCGCAAGATCTATGCGGCCTACCGCGCGGCGATGGACCATCAGGGCCAGCCGACGGTGATCCTGGCCAAGACGATCAAGGGCTACACCCTCGGCAAGCACTTCGAGGGCCGCAACGCCACGCACCAGATGAAGAAGCTGATGCTCGACGACCTCAAGGCGTTCCGGGACACCGCGCGGGTGCCGATCAGCGACGCCCAGCTGGAGGCCGATCCGTACCTGCCGCCGTACTACCACCCCGGCCCCGACGCCCCGGAGATCCGCTACATGCTGGACCGCCGCAGCGCGCTGGGCGGTTTCGTGCCGGAGCGTCGCACCAAGGCCAAGGTGCTGTCGCTGCCCGGCCCGGACACCTACGCGTCGCTCAAGCAGGGCTCGGGCAACCAGGAGGTGGCCACCACGATGGCCACCGTGCGCACCTTCAAGGAGCTGCTGCGGGACAAGAACATCGGCTGGCGGATCGTGCCGATCATCCCGGACGAGGCGCGCACCTTCGGCATGGACTCGTGGTTCCCCAGCCTCAAGATCTACAACCGCAACGGCCAGCTGTACCGGTCGGTCGACTCCGAGTTGATGCTGGCCTACCGCGAGTCGGAGGTCGGCCACATCCTGCACGAGGGCATCAACGAGGCGGGCTCGTCGGCGTCGTTCATCGCCGTCGGCACCTCCTACGCCACCCACAACGAGCCGATGATCCCGATCTACATCTTCTATTCGATGTTCGGGTTCCAGCGCACCGGCGACAACTTCTGGGCGGCCGCCGACCAGATGGCCCGCGGCTTCGTGCTCGGGGCGACGGCCGGGCGGACCACCCTGACCGGTGAGGGCCTGCAGCACGCCGACGGGCATTCGATGCTGCTGGCCGCCACCAACCCGGCGGTGGTGGCCTACGACCCGGCGTTCGCCTACGAGGTCGCGCACATCATCGAAAGCGGCCTGCAGCGGATGTTCGGCGAGAATCCGGAGAACATCTACTTCTATATGACGATCTACAACGAGCCCTACCAGCAGCCGGCCGAGCCGGAGGGCCTCGACCTCGACGGGCTGCTCAAGGGCATCTACCGGTACCGGGCGGCCACCGCGCGGCGCGGCAACACCGCGCAGATCCTGGCCTCGGGGGTCTCGATGCCCGAGGCGCTGCGCGCCGCGGACCTGCTGGCCGAGAAGTGGGATGTGGCCGCCGACGTCTGGTCGGTGACCAGCTGGGGCGAGCTCAATCGCGAGGGCGTCGAGGTGGAGCGCACCCTGCTGCGTCATCCCGAGCTGCGCGCCAAGGGCGATCCGCCGGTGCCGTACATCACCCGGGCGCTGCGCAACGCCACCGGCCCGGTGATCGCGGTGTCGGACTGGATGCGGGCGGTGCCCGAGCAGATCCGGGCCTGGGTGCCGGGCACCTACATCACCCTCGGCACCGACGGGTTCGGGTTCTCCGACACCCGCCCGGCGGCTCGGCGCTACTTCAACACCGACGCCGAGTCGGTGGTGGTCGCGGTGCTGGAGGGGCTGGCCCGCGACGGTGCGGTCGACCCGTCGGTGGCCGTCGCGGCGGCCCGCGAGTACCGCATCGACGACGTGCTGGCGGCCGCGGTGTCCTTCCGGGACACCGGAAGCGCGTAG